One part of the Phoenix dactylifera cultivar Barhee BC4 chromosome 4, palm_55x_up_171113_PBpolish2nd_filt_p, whole genome shotgun sequence genome encodes these proteins:
- the LOC103718205 gene encoding putative disease resistance protein RGA3, with protein sequence MILEALWEALSEAFVSKFAEMLVELAKEEVDMLLGVPGEIQKLQSKHRMISKVLSVAERRRINDEAVDDWIKQLKDFMYDADDILDFCRIEADKCKEGSSSTSWVRFPLSFLPFRKPLVAHEIGTKIRELNQKLEEISSWRSEFNLELTSHDRQQVTSRITRMTSPAGEIDIVGSEIEKHAQSLVDSLIKDDGRRNILVFAVVGVGGIGKTTLAQRIYNDQRIREEFSVKKWVCVSQEFDEINLLKDIFNGDKDDLAQEQSRSSLEPKVESSLRGKKLFLVLDDVWTAKVWCDLLHNMLNSCVAGSRILVTTRYEDIAMQMLAVNIHHVNKLSLEDSWLLLCKKVVLTGDEVEIQHLKDIGMEIVKKCDGLPLLIKAIAGVLCTKEKNWTAWNRVLESTAWSTSGLLEEVKGALYLSYEDLPSYLKQCFIYCSLFPKDYRILKKDITTLWIAEGFVKAEGSSTMEETAEEYYRELIMRNLLQSSVNQMAFQMHNLLQYLAQYLARDESSVVMKQHEVGSSNGLMKLRRVHVRDRKTTEIFDVLVKQDSLRTLIWRETRLSETQMDVVFNKLSCLRVLDICSSTIQGLPDSLGNLIHLRYLNISGSQISVITESIGNLRNLWYLDISSTKISVIPESIGNLRNLQSLNMWMCLPLSRLPNSIVNLHNLRSLDLSETGVVGMPAGLGRLQNLQLLRGFMLQSNRTEGCCTMEELRSLSCLTDLLIDKMECISSSSEAKAAEIGNKSKLKSLELSCTLDLQPSEEEMRRIEEVFEELHPPPCLERLSITCYFGREFPKWMAETSSSTSILFSNLRRLELQYCKYCERLPPCGLLPHLEHLDVRGAAAVIDVGPEFLVGDRAGVDSSKYAFPKLETLWFINICNWQEWHWDKGAQAMPCLKDLHLLHCPKLKSLPEGLLFHATSLTKLMIYVANSLTTIENIISLKELYIAHSRNLEKVSNLPALTTLDVQYCPKLQVVENLQSLKRMYLIDYKMKSLPSYFLKEVQRGVKKRKRVYRPSKTRKGVHTAHLEELVIRCNLGLMRKICQKASPEWPTIQDIQRVSVFSDNRSVDNGLLHLFYNKSPFSFTTNFNDTTSSSSGLAL encoded by the coding sequence ATGATATTGGAGGCCTTATGGGAGGCCTTATCGGAGGCCTTCGTCTCAAAATTTGCTGAAATGCTGGTCGAGTTGGCGAAGGAGGAGGTTGACATGCTCTTAGGTGTGCCTGGTGAGATCCAAAAGCTCCAGAGCAAGCACCGTATGATCAGCAAAGTCCTTTCCGTCGCCGAGAGGAGGAGGATCAATGATGAGGCCGTCGATGACTGGATCAAGCAGCTCAAGGATTTCATGTACGATGCCGATGACATCCTCGACTTCTGTCGCATTGAGGCCGACAAATGTAAAGAAGgatcttcgtccacttcttggGTGCGCTTCCCCTTGTCCTTTCTCCCTTTCCGAAAGCCTCTAGTTGCTCATGAGATTGGCACGAAAATTAGAGAACTCAATCAGAAGCTTGAGGAGATTTCGAGTTGGAGGTCTGAATTCAATCTTGAGCTCACTTCCCATGACAGGCAGCAAGTGACATCTCGAATTACTCGCATGACATCTCCTGCAGGTGAGATTGATATTGTCGGATCTGAAATTGAAAAGCACGCTCAGAGCTTGGTTGATTCCCTAATTAAGGATGACGGACGGAGAAACATTCTTGTTTTCGCAGTTGTGGGTGTGGGGGGAATTGGCAAGACCACACTTGCTCAAAGGATATATAATGACCAGAGGATTCGGGAGGAGTTCTCAGTGAAGAAGTGGGTGTGTGTATCGCAAGAGTTTGATGAGATAAATTTGCTGAAAGATATCTTCAATGGAGACAAGGATGATCTTGCCCAGGAGCAGAGTAGGTCCTCGCTTGAGCCCAAGGTCGAGAGCAGTCTTAGGGGTAAGAAGTTGTTTCTTGTTCTTGATGACGTTTGGACTGCAAAGGTTTGGTGTGACTTGTTGCATAACATGCTAAATAGTTGTGTTGCCGGCAGTAGGATCCTTGTTACTACAAGATATGAAGACATCGCGATGCAGATGTTGGCAGTGAACATCCATCACGTCAACAAATTGTCTTTAGAGGATAGTTGGTTATTGCTTTGCAAGAAGGTGGTCCTGACTGGAGATGAGGTCGAGATCCAGCATCTCAAGGACATAGGGATGgagattgttaagaaatgtgatGGCCTTCCTTTACTCATTAAAGCGATTGCAGGTGTGCTATGCACGAAGGAGAAGAACTGGACAgcttggaatagagttcttgaAAGCACTGCATGGTCCACATCCGGGCTTCTTGAGGAGGTTAAGGGAGCATTATATTTGAGTTACGAAGACCTACCAAGCTATCTGAAGCAATGTTTTATATACTGCTCGTTGTTTCCTAAAGACTATAGAATCCTTAAGAAGGATATTACTACACTTTGGATTGCTGAGGGATTTGTGAAAGCTGAAGGGAGTTCGACTATGGAAGAGACAGCAGAAGAGTACTACAGAGAGTTGATTATGCGAAATCTTTTGCAGTCTTCCGTCAATCAAATGGCATTCCAGATGCATAACCTCCTGCAGTATCTTGCTCAGTATCTGGCACGAGATGAGAGCTCGGTTGTCATGAAGCAGCACGAAGTAGGCAGCAGTAACGGGCTGATGAAGCTGCGCCGTGTACATGTGAGAGACCGTAAAACaacagaaatctttgatgtgttAGTAAAACAGGACTCGCTGAGGACTCTAATATGGAGAGAGACCCGCTTGTCTGAGACTCAGATGGATGTTGTTTTTAATAAACTTTCTTGTTTAAGAGTGCTGGATATTTGTTCGTCGACAATTCAAGGATTGCCAGATTCTTTGGGTAACCTCATACATCTGAGGTACCTAAATATCTCAGGATCCCAGATAAGCGTGATAACGGAAAGCATAGGGAATCTCAGAAATTTATGGTACTTGGATATCTCAAGCACCAAGATAAGCGTGATACCGGAAAGCATAGGGAATCTTAGAAATTTACAGTCCTTGAATATGTGGATGTGTTTGCCCCTTTCTCGCCTTCCCAACAGTATCGTGAATTTACACAACCTTAGGAGCCTCGATCTTTCTGAGACGGGGGTGGTTGGGATGCCAGCAGGCCTAGGAAGGCTTCAAAATCTTCAACTACTGCGTGGATTTATGCTGCAGAGCAACCGGACAGAGGGATGCTGCACGATGGAAGAATTGAGATCTCTCTCGTGTCTCACGGATCTCTTAATTGATAAAATGGAGTGCATATCCAGTAGCTCCGAGGCAAAAGCAGCCGAAATTGGAAACAAATCCAAGCTCAAGTCACTCGAGCTGAGTTGCACACTTGACCTTCAACCTAGCGAGGAGGAGATGAGGAGAATCGAGGAGGTGTTTGAAGAGCTCCACCCTCCACCTTGCCTGGAACGACTGAGCATCACGTGTTACTTTGGCCGTGAGTTCCCAAAATGGATGGCAGAGACATCTTCATCAACATCAATTcttttttcaaatttgagacgGTTGGAGCTTCAATATTGCAAATATTGTGAGCGGCTTCCACCTTGCGGGCTGCTCCCTCATCTAGAACATCTTGATGTCAGGGGTGCTGCAGCAGTCATAGACGTTGGACCTGAATTTTTGGTCGGCGACAGAGCAGGAGTAGATTCTTCCAAGTATGCATTCCCCAAGCTGGAGACGCTATGGTtcataaatatatgtaattggcAGGAATGGCATTGGGATAAAGGAGCACAAGCAATGCCATGTCTAAAGGACCTGCACCTTCTACACTGCCCCAAGTTGAAGTCTCTTCCCGAGGGTCTCTTGTTCCATGCAACCTCTCTGACAAAATTGATGATCTATGTTGCGAACAGCCTCACGACAATTGAGAACATCATTTCGCTCAAAGAATTGTATATAGCGCATAGTCGCAACCTCGAGAAAGTTTCAAACCTCCCTGCGCTCACAACCCTCGACGTTCAGTACTGCCCAAAATTGCAAGTGGTGGAGAATCTTCAATCCTTGAAAAGGATGTATCTGATCGATTACAAAATGAAATCTCTCCCATCATACTTTCTGAAAGAAGTGCAAAGAGgtgtaaaaaaaaggaaaagagtatATAGACCTTCCAAGACAAGAAAAGGAGTACATACAGCTCATCTGGAGGAGCTGGTGATTCGGTGCAACTTGGGACTGATGAGAAAAATTTGCCAAAAGGCCAGCCCGGAGTGGCCAACAATCCAAGACATCCAGCGGGTGAGCGTATTCTCAGATAATAGATCGGTGGATAATGGACTGCTGCATCTCTTCTATAACAAGTCCCCCTTCAGCTTCACTACAAATTTTAACGACAccaccagcagcagcagtgGCCTTGCTTTGTGA